TGTATATAAGGTAAAACATACtttaaaattaggcctacatttataaTAGACAcgaaaaaaattacatataaacaATTTGTTCGGGTAGAAGAAACTTCATATGGGAGGTATACTACGAAGGacattgttgttattgttgtgaATTTGATTAAAATTGCAAGTGTAGCTACTTTTTGTGATAATTGGTTTACCTTGTTCCGCTCTACATTCACAAATAGTACAGTCCCTTTCATCCTTTAGTAGTTCACCATCTTGGCATAATCTAAAACACGGAATGGTTTCACACGGTTCTAAACAAACACAAAGGTAAATCAAACGAATTACAAACACAACAATAATAGAGATTTATCGAAAGGTTGTTGAACTTTACGACTTGCAAAGCATCTGGTGatgtacttattttaagaagACATTTTAAGACAGGATGTATCAAATTGGTATTAGGttggttttattattatctCTATGGTCACAATGACGCGCGCGCGTGTATTAATATGATGTATAtataatctttatttacaatttcaattattacaatttacaattttacaACAACACCCAACATTACACCAAAAAGAAGCGAGTGCTTgtcatttcaattcaatttaaaaggGATGCGCCTAAACCGTCGTTTACCTGAAAAAGATGGCGAAGGAAGACTTTTTAAATCTCTTGTCTGTTCCGTTTCATAATTATCATCTGGTACAAATTCATATCTCACTTCAAGTTTGCCACTTCTACTGCTTGGTCCACGATAAACAACTTGAATGCGACTTGAAAGTGAAATAATTGTCTCAGCAACGTGCAATTCCGATTGGCTGCAGTAAGAGCGTAAGAATAGCCGACTGCCATCGTCATCCATATCGCGTACGTTTAGTCGCGGTTGACATAGCCTCTGCTGGTCCATACGTGGAAACATATCAATGGCCAGAATCCTTAGAAAGACCCGGTAACCAGCAGGCGCATTAAACCGATAGATACAGTATGTTTCACTACCATCAAAGCTATCCATTATAATACCACGTGACAGACCACCTTTGGAAACTGTTGCTCCACAATCTACGATTGAAAGAGaagttgtgattggtcaaaagtgGATCATCATCAGCAGCAAAGGCTATAAAGATGAATTAAATGATCTGTAATTGACCGTTGTATTACTTACCACGTGGTAACTTGCACACTCCTTTTGGTGAATCGTATCTACCATTTTGAATGACTCCTTTTGAACCGACGCATATCAATGTGTCAGAACATGTACCGAAAATACCCAATGGACCACCACAGGATTCGCCTACAACCTACAcaagtatttaaataattatgtattatggTATCTCTAGTATGCACTTAAAGGAACTTTAGAGTACCAGAATTAAGAGTTACATAACAGCACGTTCGAAACTATTATGAAAGCAACACATCTGAAATAAAAGGGAAAATCGTACCTTAGAGCACACGTGACAGCCACAGTTACACGGGTCAAGTATGGACCTTGAACCTGCTGGACATTGCTTTGGTTCACACGTGAATGCGGCCAACTGACCATCATGACCAATACAGGGGCAATCACTAGTTCTATTAGAATAAAAAGCATTAAGAATTAATGAGGAAAATCTAGTAtgtgaaaaaataatgtaaGCAAAACTAAACAAGTCTGTTTTACATTAGGCGAATATTCACACGAATAGAGTTTTTAGAGAATTCTTGAACTCTGATTGTTTGTTGCGGATGTTTTCGCATCGCAACAAAATAATACGCGCGCATAAACCAACGCTTCGTGCGGAAATGATTTGAGCTGCTGTGGAAAAAAGACTCAATTAGACTCACCCTAACTTGTCATCGATTCCTGGAATTTCTAAATACGCAACGTTTCTGCTttctgaaaattaaattaattttctttaaagCGAAATAAAGATGTACTACATACCTGTTTGTTGAACGTTGAAATCAACCTTCTCCTGGTAAACAAATTCATATTTCATTTCCACACTCCCTCTGAGGTGTGCATGTTTAGTTTGATAGACAATTTGAATTCGATTACTATCAGAAACTAGTTTCTTTGGAAACTCTTCGCGTTGGTTGCCATGACATATCGATCTTAAGACATATCTATCAGGTCTTATATTGCGAACTTTAAGTTGTGGCGTGCAGTGGTCACCTTCAAGCATTTCAAAAGGGTCATATGTTATAGTGACCATGACTCTCTGATCAGGCCTGGACACAAATCTGTAGATACATCGGTCACTCCCATCTATATCAACAGGGATGACTCCGTTAAACACGTCTGATTTGTAGGAAGTTGTGACGTCACAGCCTatagtaaagaaaaaaaaatgtatagattACTATGATTTCAGTATTacgatttcaataaaaaattattttccttTCATATTAGACAACTTCTTAATTTATTTAGCTTTATGGGACTGAATATTTGGtgcgtaggcctactataatcgGACCCGGGAGTGGTCATGGCTTCGGACAAATTTTTACCTCGTTTGTGTGTACATAACTTGACGTCATAAATCGAGACACATTCAAGTCCGTGCTTACATGTTCCGTACCGGTCACCACACTTCTCGCCTTTCAACTAAAACGTAAGCAGTAACGTTTCATTAGTACAAGATAcaacaagataactttattgtcatATAGTTCAACGAAAGATTAGTAGGTCTATGCATATTATCTATATAAACGACAAACACACGAAGGAATGCATCGACCTATGGCGTACAAAACGTACGAAATTATTACTCAGATCATCATGATATTCTATAGCTTAACAATTTTGCATGACAGCTTAAATCATGTTTGCCATCTTAAGCTCTAGTCACACGAGTCCTACCTTAGAGCAGACAAGAACTCCACAACGGCATTCATCATTAACCAGGTTGCTTCCGTGTGGACATGGGTGTTGTGACATCGCTCTTTCGGCTGCTTCTTCAAAATCAACTACTTTACCATCTTGGTTAATGCACGGGCATGATGGGTAGTATCCACTGCTGTTCACACTGTAAAGAATGTGAAAAACCCCAAATACAAATATCAAATGAATACAAATGATTGTGGAATTGTTCAAATCTGTCTGGAATAAtcacaaacaaattaaaaacacagTATAATCCAATTGAGATTATACTCGTACTCAACTACGAGTAGTAACTGAACTACGAGTAGTAACTGAACTACGAGTAGTAACTGAACTACGAG
This DNA window, taken from Antedon mediterranea chromosome 9, ecAntMedi1.1, whole genome shotgun sequence, encodes the following:
- the LOC140059102 gene encoding uncharacterized protein, which encodes MDSFDGSETYCIYRFNAPAGYRVFLRILAIDMFPRMDQQRLCQPRLNVRDMDDDGSRLFLRSYCSQSELHVAETIISLSSRIQVVYRGPSSRSGKLEVRYEFVPDDNYETEQTRDLKSLPSPSFSEPCETIPCFRLCQDGELLKDERDCTICECRAEQDYKFWMPRCRIVENDILENIQRSENHLRPPTCDQDGHFASVQCIDEKCFRVDRYTGDVIDEISAIDPRY